In Streptomyces chartreusis, the following proteins share a genomic window:
- the kynU gene encoding kynureninase, whose amino-acid sequence MSELTTRAGALDAADELAGVRKQFVLDEVVYLDGNSLGALPANVPGRVEDVVLRQWGRMRIRSWDESGWWTAPERIGDKIAPLVGAAHGQIVVGDSTSVNVFKALVAAVRMADADRDEILVDATTFPTDGYIAESAARMTGRTLRPVTPAEVPGALNDRTAAVLLNHVDYRTGRLHDLPSLTAAVHAAGAVAVWDLCHSAGALPVGLDEHGVDLAVGCTYKYLNGGPGSPAYLYVRRELQDRFDSPLPGWNSHAEPFGMRPAFEPASGALRGRVGTPDILSMLALEAALEVWDGVRIEAVRAKSLALTDFFLECVAAYVPEGRVESVTPVAHSERGSQVALRCDDAGDVMKRLIERGVVGDFRHPDVLRFGFTPLYVGFADVERAARVLGEVLR is encoded by the coding sequence ATGTCTGAGCTCACGACACGGGCGGGGGCGCTGGACGCCGCCGACGAACTGGCCGGCGTCCGCAAGCAGTTCGTGCTCGACGAGGTCGTCTACCTCGACGGGAACTCCCTGGGTGCCCTGCCCGCGAACGTGCCGGGGCGGGTCGAGGACGTCGTACTGCGGCAGTGGGGCCGGATGCGCATCCGCTCCTGGGACGAGAGCGGCTGGTGGACCGCGCCCGAGCGGATCGGCGACAAGATCGCTCCGCTGGTGGGGGCGGCGCACGGCCAGATCGTCGTCGGGGACTCCACAAGTGTCAATGTCTTCAAGGCACTTGTGGCTGCGGTTCGCATGGCCGACGCGGACCGCGACGAGATCCTCGTCGACGCGACGACCTTCCCCACCGACGGCTACATCGCCGAGTCGGCGGCCCGGATGACCGGCCGTACGCTGCGGCCCGTGACCCCGGCCGAGGTGCCGGGCGCGCTGAACGACCGTACGGCCGCCGTCCTGCTGAACCACGTCGACTACCGCACGGGCCGGCTGCACGACCTGCCGTCCCTGACCGCCGCCGTGCACGCGGCGGGCGCGGTGGCGGTCTGGGACCTGTGCCACAGCGCGGGCGCCCTGCCGGTCGGGCTCGACGAGCACGGGGTGGACCTGGCGGTCGGCTGCACCTACAAGTACCTGAACGGCGGCCCCGGTTCACCGGCGTACCTGTACGTCCGCCGGGAACTCCAGGACCGCTTCGACTCCCCGCTGCCCGGCTGGAACTCGCACGCCGAGCCGTTCGGCATGCGGCCCGCCTTCGAACCGGCGTCGGGAGCGCTGCGCGGCCGCGTCGGCACACCCGACATCCTCTCCATGCTCGCTCTGGAGGCGGCCCTGGAGGTCTGGGACGGGGTGCGGATCGAGGCGGTGCGGGCCAAGTCGCTGGCGCTGACGGACTTCTTCCTGGAGTGCGTCGCGGCGTATGTGCCCGAGGGGCGCGTGGAGTCGGTGACGCCGGTGGCGCACAGCGAGCGCGGCAGCCAGGTGGCCCTGCGCTGCGACGACGCCGGGGACGTGATGAAGCGGCTCATCGAGCGGGGGGTCGTCGGCGACTTCCGGCATCCCGATGTGCTGCGGTTCGGTTTCACGCCGCTGTATGTGGGGTTCGCGGATGTGGAGCGGGCGGCCCGGGTGTTGGGCGAGGTGCTGCGCTGA
- the pyrE gene encoding orotate phosphoribosyltransferase: MTDVRGELLNQIKDKAVVHGKVTLSSGLEADYYVDLRRVTLDGEAAPLVGQVLLDLTAELEFDAVGGLTMGADPVAAAMLHAASARGRRLDAFVVRKAAKAHGMQRRVEGPDIAGRRVLVVEDTSTTGGSPLTAVEAVREAGAEVVGVATIVDRATGAAEKIEQGAGVPYLFAYSKDELGLD, from the coding sequence ATGACTGACGTACGTGGCGAGCTGCTGAACCAGATCAAGGACAAGGCCGTGGTGCACGGCAAGGTGACCCTGTCGTCGGGGCTCGAAGCCGACTACTACGTCGACCTCCGGCGCGTCACCCTCGACGGCGAGGCCGCTCCGCTCGTCGGGCAGGTGCTGCTCGATCTGACGGCGGAGCTGGAGTTCGACGCGGTCGGCGGGCTCACCATGGGCGCCGACCCCGTTGCCGCCGCGATGCTGCACGCCGCCTCCGCGCGCGGCAGGCGGCTCGACGCGTTCGTCGTCCGCAAGGCCGCCAAGGCGCACGGGATGCAGCGCCGGGTCGAGGGGCCGGACATCGCCGGGCGCCGTGTCCTCGTCGTCGAGGACACCTCCACCACCGGCGGCTCCCCGCTCACCGCCGTCGAGGCCGTGCGCGAGGCCGGCGCCGAGGTCGTCGGCGTCGCGACGATCGTCGACCGGGCCACCGGCGCCGCCGAGAAGATCGAGCAGGGCGCCGGAGTGCCGTATCTCTTCGCCTACTCCAAGGACGAACTCGGCCTGGACTGA
- a CDS encoding tryptophan 2,3-dioxygenase family protein: MSQQAHRSAETPPETSPETQEPETPNLDFAGTTPYEDYVKADVLTHLQHTLSDDPGEMVFLVTTQVMELWFTVIVHEWETAARALREDRPGVAIDALKRSVRELDALNHSWKPLGQLTPAQFNAYRSALGEGSGFQSAMYRRMEFLLAEKSASMLVPHRGAPRVHAELEKALHEPSLYDEVLRFLARHGCAIPEAVLKRDVSRRYDPSPEVEAAWTAIYSGDQNSELARLGEALTDVAELVWRWRNDHLVATRRAMGAKAGTGGSAGVAWLEKRAQKNVFPELWTARSHV; this comes from the coding sequence ATGTCCCAGCAGGCTCACCGGTCCGCGGAGACACCCCCGGAAACCTCCCCGGAGACTCAAGAGCCCGAGACCCCCAATCTCGACTTCGCGGGCACCACGCCGTACGAGGACTACGTCAAGGCGGATGTGCTCACCCACCTCCAGCACACCCTCTCCGACGACCCCGGAGAGATGGTCTTCCTGGTCACGACCCAGGTCATGGAGCTGTGGTTCACCGTCATCGTCCATGAGTGGGAGACCGCGGCGCGGGCGCTGCGCGAGGACCGGCCGGGCGTGGCGATCGACGCCCTGAAGCGTTCCGTCCGGGAACTGGACGCCCTGAACCACTCCTGGAAGCCGCTCGGCCAGCTCACGCCGGCCCAGTTCAACGCCTACCGCAGCGCCCTCGGCGAGGGCTCCGGCTTCCAGTCGGCGATGTACCGCCGGATGGAGTTCCTGCTCGCCGAGAAGTCCGCGTCCATGCTCGTCCCGCACCGCGGCGCCCCGCGCGTCCACGCGGAGCTGGAGAAGGCGCTGCACGAGCCCAGCCTCTACGACGAGGTGCTGCGCTTCCTCGCCCGGCACGGCTGCGCGATCCCCGAGGCGGTCCTCAAGCGCGACGTCTCGCGCCGGTACGACCCCTCGCCGGAGGTCGAGGCCGCCTGGACGGCGATCTACTCGGGCGACCAGAACTCCGAGCTCGCCCGACTGGGCGAGGCCCTCACCGACGTCGCCGAACTGGTGTGGCGCTGGCGCAACGACCACCTGGTCGCCACCCGCCGCGCGATGGGCGCCAAGGCCGGCACCGGCGGCTCGGCCGGCGTGGCCTGGCTGGAGAAGCGCGCGCAGAAGAACGTCTTCCCCGAGCTGTGGACGGCGAGGTCCCATGTCTGA
- a CDS encoding aldose 1-epimerase — protein MSNEHITLTAGDAEVDVLPGNGGRVGGLRVGGTELLRQGERFGCFPMVPWCGRIRDGRFLDGARVRQMPLNAPPHAIHGTTRDGAWKVARVADGEAVITYDLVEPWPYAGRVTHVVALTPDSLSLTMSVETYEDSFPAQIGWHPWFNRNLGAEDVRLDFSPAWQEERGDDHLPTGNRIEPLPGPWDDCFGMPDGVDVTLTWPGQLELKVSSREKWVVVYDEQEAAVCVEPQTGPPNGLNTLPRLVTPLEPLEATTVWSWRRL, from the coding sequence GTGAGTAACGAACACATCACGCTGACCGCGGGTGACGCGGAGGTGGACGTGCTGCCGGGGAACGGCGGGCGGGTCGGGGGGCTGCGCGTCGGGGGCACCGAGTTGCTGCGGCAGGGGGAGCGGTTCGGGTGCTTCCCGATGGTTCCCTGGTGCGGGCGGATCAGGGACGGCCGGTTCCTCGACGGCGCCCGGGTGCGGCAGATGCCGCTCAACGCCCCGCCGCACGCCATCCACGGCACCACCCGCGACGGCGCCTGGAAGGTCGCTCGGGTCGCCGACGGCGAGGCCGTGATCACGTACGACCTGGTCGAGCCGTGGCCGTACGCCGGTCGTGTCACGCATGTCGTCGCGCTCACGCCGGACAGCCTCAGTCTCACCATGTCCGTCGAGACGTACGAGGACTCCTTCCCGGCGCAGATCGGCTGGCACCCCTGGTTCAACCGCAACCTCGGCGCCGAGGACGTCCGGCTCGACTTCAGCCCGGCCTGGCAGGAGGAGCGCGGGGACGACCACCTGCCCACCGGGAACCGCATCGAGCCGCTGCCCGGCCCGTGGGACGACTGCTTCGGGATGCCCGACGGCGTCGACGTCACGCTCACCTGGCCGGGGCAGCTGGAGCTGAAGGTGAGCAGCCGCGAGAAGTGGGTCGTCGTCTACGACGAGCAGGAGGCCGCCGTCTGCGTCGAGCCGCAGACCGGGCCGCCCAACGGGCTGAACACCCTGCCCCGCCTGGTCACGCCCCTGGAGCCGCTGGAGGCCACGACCGTCTGGAGCTGGCGGCGCCTCTAA
- a CDS encoding MFS transporter: protein MPDVRLASPQGKWILLTTVLGSSMAMLDSTVVNVALPRIGEDLDADLAALQWTVNAYMLTLAGLILLGGSLGDRYGRRRVFVIGVVWFALASLLCGVAPNVGVLIAARALQGIGGALLTPGSLALIQASFHPDDRAKAVGLWSGFGGIGAAVGPFLGGWLVDGPGWRWVFLLNVPLALLCAPIAVRHVPESGDGTKHGRFDVLGAFLGAAALALVTYALIEAQQVSVTVWITAIAGVAAGVAFVYVERHRPDPMMPLDIFRSRQFTAVNLVTLCVYAAFSGFFFLAALQLQVVSGYSALGAGTALLPTTALMLLFSARSGALADRIGPRIPLTVGPLLCAAGILLMLRVGENASYVTDVLPALLVLGLGMVTLVAPLTATVLASVDTARAGLASGVNNAAARAAGLVAVAALPLLAGMGEEAYRSADAFDAAFDRAMPICAGVLVLGALIAFATVRPLPPDCRKPECLHHGSVTTPPLEGVRSRGRLEVDGKGGAGGNAEG from the coding sequence ATGCCCGATGTCAGGTTGGCCTCGCCGCAAGGCAAGTGGATCCTGCTCACCACCGTCCTCGGCTCCAGCATGGCGATGCTGGACTCGACCGTCGTCAACGTAGCCCTCCCACGCATCGGCGAGGACCTCGACGCCGACCTCGCCGCGCTCCAGTGGACCGTCAACGCGTACATGCTGACGCTGGCCGGGCTGATCCTGCTCGGCGGCTCGCTGGGCGACCGGTACGGGCGGCGCCGGGTCTTCGTCATCGGCGTCGTGTGGTTCGCCCTGGCCTCGCTGCTGTGCGGGGTCGCCCCGAACGTCGGCGTGCTCATCGCGGCCCGGGCGCTCCAGGGCATCGGCGGCGCCCTGCTCACCCCCGGGTCGCTGGCCCTGATCCAGGCGTCCTTCCATCCCGACGACCGGGCGAAGGCGGTCGGCCTCTGGTCCGGCTTCGGGGGCATCGGCGCGGCCGTGGGTCCCTTCCTCGGCGGCTGGCTGGTCGACGGCCCCGGCTGGCGCTGGGTCTTCCTGCTGAACGTCCCGCTGGCGCTGCTGTGCGCGCCGATCGCCGTACGGCACGTTCCGGAGTCCGGCGACGGGACCAAGCACGGCCGCTTCGACGTGCTCGGTGCCTTCCTCGGGGCAGCGGCCCTGGCCCTGGTGACGTACGCGCTGATCGAGGCCCAGCAGGTCTCGGTGACCGTGTGGATCACCGCGATCGCCGGCGTGGCGGCCGGGGTCGCCTTCGTCTACGTCGAGCGTCACAGGCCCGACCCGATGATGCCGCTCGACATCTTCCGCTCCCGCCAGTTCACGGCCGTCAACCTCGTCACGCTCTGTGTCTACGCGGCCTTCAGCGGCTTCTTCTTCCTCGCCGCGCTCCAGCTCCAGGTCGTCTCCGGCTACTCGGCGCTCGGCGCCGGTACGGCCCTGCTGCCCACGACCGCCCTGATGCTGCTGTTCTCGGCCCGCTCGGGCGCCCTCGCCGACCGGATCGGGCCGCGCATCCCGCTGACCGTCGGCCCGCTGCTGTGCGCGGCCGGGATACTGCTGATGCTGCGGGTGGGCGAGAACGCCTCCTACGTCACCGACGTCCTGCCGGCCCTGCTGGTCCTGGGCCTCGGCATGGTCACCCTGGTGGCGCCCCTGACCGCGACCGTCCTGGCCTCCGTCGACACCGCCCGCGCCGGCCTGGCCAGCGGCGTCAACAACGCGGCGGCCCGGGCGGCGGGCCTGGTCGCGGTGGCCGCGCTGCCGCTGCTGGCCGGAATGGGCGAGGAGGCCTACCGCTCGGCCGACGCCTTCGACGCCGCGTTCGACCGGGCGATGCCGATCTGCGCCGGGGTGCTCGTCCTGGGCGCGCTGATCGCCTTTGCGACGGTACGGCCACTGCCGCCGGACTGCCGCAAGCCGGAGTGCCTGCACCACGGCAGCGTGACAACACCTCCGCTGGAGGGCGTGCGGAGCCGGGGGCGGCTGGAGGTGGACGGCAAGGGGGGCGCCGGGGGGAACGCCGAGGGCTGA
- a CDS encoding SRPBCC family protein encodes MEHEVFVPVTAERLREVLADPARVARAVPGLQQDAGAEPVTGRLKVRVGGHTITYRGAVRISAREDGSYAVEGDATEARGNGSVKLALTLRVAEAEGGATLRFEGTASADGRVTEFSAEAVGSAVSRLLNRFGGQLGVVAGEAGSEADVETEAVEETLAPGEFEDRVTSDFETTPDADDAAVPEPGRDAADDGAGSGSVFDSEVPPPSLDPRAQEDDSEDEDDEDEDGEDSPVAEAAHARRTMIGRSAEEVDHAPPRGRYAPVPAPQTIAPNSTLRWAAPAAALVLASAIVVGRMLRRRR; translated from the coding sequence ATGGAGCATGAGGTGTTCGTTCCGGTTACGGCGGAGCGGCTCAGGGAGGTGCTGGCCGATCCCGCGCGGGTCGCCCGGGCGGTCCCCGGGCTCCAGCAGGACGCCGGGGCCGAGCCGGTGACCGGGCGGCTGAAGGTGCGCGTCGGCGGTCACACCATCACCTATCGCGGTGCCGTTCGGATCTCGGCCCGGGAGGACGGTTCCTACGCCGTCGAGGGCGACGCGACCGAGGCGCGCGGGAACGGGTCCGTGAAGCTGGCGCTCACCCTGCGGGTCGCCGAGGCCGAGGGCGGGGCCACGCTGCGGTTCGAGGGGACCGCGTCGGCCGACGGGCGGGTCACGGAGTTCTCGGCGGAGGCCGTGGGGTCGGCCGTGTCCCGGCTGCTGAATCGGTTTGGTGGGCAGTTGGGGGTCGTGGCCGGGGAAGCGGGGTCCGAGGCGGACGTCGAGACCGAGGCCGTTGAGGAGACTTTGGCGCCCGGGGAGTTCGAGGACCGGGTGACCAGTGACTTCGAGACGACGCCGGATGCGGATGACGCGGCCGTGCCGGAGCCGGGGCGTGATGCCGCGGACGACGGGGCCGGGTCCGGTTCCGTCTTCGACAGTGAGGTGCCGCCGCCGTCGTTGGATCCGCGGGCCCAGGAGGACGACTCCGAGGACGAGGACGACGAGGACGAAGACGGGGAGGATTCGCCTGTGGCGGAGGCCGCGCATGCTCGACGGACGATGATCGGGCGTAGTGCGGAGGAAGTGGATCATGCGCCGCCGCGGGGGCGGTACGCGCCTGTCCCGGCGCCGCAGACCATTGCGCCGAACTCGACGCTTCGGTGGGCCGCGCCGGCGGCGGCGCTGGTGCTGGCCTCGGCGATCGTGGTGGGGCGGATGCTGCGGCGTCGGCGCTGA
- the fbaA gene encoding class II fructose-bisphosphate aldolase, with protein MPIATPEVYNEMLDRAKAGKFAYPAINVTSSQTLHAALRGFAEAESDGIIQISTGGAEFLGGQHSKDMVTGAVALAEFAHIVAKKYDITVALHTDHCPKDKLDGYVRPLLAVSEERVARGENPLFQSHMWDGSAETLADNLSIAQELLERARAAKIILEVEITPTGGEEDGVSHEINDSLYTTVDDAIRTVEALGLGEKGRYLLAASFGNVHGVYKPGNVVLRPELLKELNEGVAAKYGKPSPFDFVFHGGSGSTEEEIATALENGVVKMNIDTDTQYAFTRPVAAHMFQNYDGVLKVDGEVGNKKTYDPRTWGKLAEGSMAARVTEACGNLRSTGTKIK; from the coding sequence ATGCCCATCGCAACCCCCGAGGTCTACAACGAGATGCTCGACCGGGCGAAGGCAGGCAAGTTCGCCTACCCGGCCATCAACGTGACCTCCTCCCAGACCCTGCACGCGGCCCTGCGCGGCTTCGCGGAGGCGGAGAGCGACGGCATCATCCAGATCTCCACGGGTGGTGCGGAGTTCCTCGGCGGCCAGCACAGCAAGGACATGGTCACCGGCGCCGTCGCCCTGGCCGAGTTCGCGCACATCGTCGCCAAGAAGTACGACATCACCGTCGCCCTGCACACGGACCACTGCCCGAAGGACAAGCTCGACGGGTACGTGCGTCCGCTGCTCGCGGTCTCCGAGGAGCGCGTCGCGCGCGGTGAGAACCCGCTGTTCCAGTCGCACATGTGGGACGGCTCGGCGGAGACCCTCGCCGACAACCTCTCCATCGCGCAGGAGCTGCTGGAGCGCGCCCGTGCCGCGAAGATCATCCTTGAGGTCGAGATCACCCCGACCGGTGGCGAGGAGGACGGCGTCTCGCACGAGATCAACGACTCCCTCTACACCACGGTCGACGACGCGATCCGTACCGTCGAGGCCCTCGGCCTCGGTGAGAAGGGCCGCTACCTGCTCGCCGCGTCCTTCGGCAACGTCCACGGCGTCTACAAGCCGGGCAACGTCGTGCTGCGTCCCGAGCTGCTGAAGGAGCTGAACGAGGGCGTCGCCGCCAAGTACGGCAAGCCGTCCCCGTTCGACTTCGTCTTCCACGGCGGGTCCGGCTCCACCGAGGAGGAGATCGCGACCGCGCTGGAGAACGGCGTCGTCAAGATGAACATCGACACCGACACCCAGTACGCCTTCACGCGTCCGGTGGCGGCCCACATGTTCCAGAACTACGACGGCGTCCTGAAGGTCGACGGCGAGGTCGGCAACAAGAAGACCTACGACCCGCGCACCTGGGGCAAGCTCGCCGAGGGCTCCATGGCCGCGCGCGTGACCGAGGCCTGCGGCAACCTGCGCTCCACGGGCACGAAGATCAAGTAA
- a CDS encoding TetR/AcrR family transcriptional regulator yields the protein MSAEPGTVRPGGRTARVRAAVLEAAGDVLAEQGFDGLDLADVARRADVGKTTVYRRWGSVTGLVADLLADMAEQSLPREETGSALGDLRANAALVRRTLADPRQGALFRAVIAAATCDARTAQALRRFYEVRIAEWAPCVEQGVARGEFPAGTDAEAVVRAVSAPLYYQLLTTGEIPDAPAAERAARAAHAAAVAGVYVA from the coding sequence ATGTCCGCCGAACCCGGCACCGTCCGTCCCGGAGGGCGTACCGCGCGTGTCCGTGCGGCCGTCCTGGAGGCGGCCGGAGACGTGCTGGCGGAGCAGGGATTCGACGGCCTCGACCTCGCGGACGTCGCCCGCCGCGCGGACGTCGGCAAGACGACCGTGTACCGGCGTTGGGGCTCGGTGACGGGCCTGGTGGCCGACCTGCTCGCCGACATGGCCGAGCAGTCGCTGCCGCGCGAGGAGACCGGCTCGGCGCTGGGGGACCTGCGGGCCAACGCGGCACTGGTGCGGCGCACGCTGGCCGATCCCCGGCAGGGCGCCCTGTTCCGTGCCGTCATCGCCGCCGCGACCTGCGACGCGCGTACGGCGCAGGCGCTGCGGCGGTTCTACGAGGTACGGATCGCGGAATGGGCGCCGTGCGTGGAACAGGGCGTGGCACGGGGGGAGTTCCCCGCCGGTACGGACGCCGAGGCGGTCGTACGGGCGGTGTCGGCGCCCCTCTACTACCAGTTGCTGACGACCGGGGAGATCCCCGACGCCCCCGCCGCGGAGCGCGCCGCGCGGGCGGCGCACGCGGCTGCCGTGGCGGGGGTGTACGTCGCCTAG
- a CDS encoding DUF3151 domain-containing protein, which yields MAIHEDLLGGPPPTHLPDDPEPRELLAGGTAPADVAAKYPTSSLAWAQLADEAFERGSVVESYAYARTGYHRGLDALRRNGWKGHGPVPWEHEPNRGFLRALHALARAAGSIGEQEEYERCSQFLKDSSATAAQTLG from the coding sequence ATGGCCATTCACGAAGACCTTCTCGGGGGACCGCCCCCGACCCACCTCCCCGACGACCCCGAGCCGCGCGAGCTGCTCGCCGGCGGCACCGCCCCCGCGGATGTCGCCGCGAAGTACCCGACCTCCTCGCTGGCCTGGGCCCAGCTGGCCGACGAGGCGTTCGAGCGGGGCAGCGTCGTGGAGTCGTACGCCTACGCCCGTACGGGCTACCACCGCGGCCTGGACGCCCTGCGCCGCAACGGCTGGAAGGGCCACGGCCCGGTCCCGTGGGAGCACGAGCCCAACCGCGGCTTCCTGCGCGCCCTGCACGCCCTCGCCCGTGCCGCCGGCTCCATCGGCGAGCAGGAGGAGTACGAGCGCTGCTCGCAGTTCCTGAAGGACTCCTCGGCGACCGCCGCCCAGACCCTGGGCTAG
- a CDS encoding polyamine aminopropyltransferase: protein MIEPHAPAPPGTRPPWAGPPRLPVRPGTGRFLVLAGVFVCAACGLVYELELVALASYLIGDSVTQASVVLSVMVFAMGLGSLAAKRLRPHAAAGFGAIEALLALVGGSSALALYAVFAWTGDWGGMWAHGPRALLVAFSLTIGLLIGAEVPLLMELIQRIRRQDAGGAVADLFAADYVGALVGGLAFPFLLLPLLGQLSSALITGAVNAVVGGALVLGLFRGDLSRRARWLLVIANITVLGILASAAVLVDDFERAARHAVYGRDVRVAIQTDVQEVVITGGTDGRPLDLFLDGRLRVGGRDARRYHEALVHPAMSGEHTRVLILGGGDGLAAREVLRHPGVHRVDVVEVDPEVVRLAREDPALSRLNGDAYDDTRVHVMTDDAFRWLRLAPPETYDVVISDLPDPGITASTKLYSQEFYGLVHRALTPHGRLAVHAGPVSSRPRVFWTADATLRSAGLRTEPYRVSGRDSGFTAGPDRSTRPTRAPQDWGFILAAREERPVLRLGTGEGAPRPETLTQTGLTADARAAEETRVGGLGASTVLHPRY from the coding sequence GTGATCGAGCCGCACGCCCCCGCCCCACCCGGCACCAGGCCGCCCTGGGCGGGTCCCCCGCGGCTCCCGGTCCGGCCGGGTACCGGGCGATTCCTGGTCCTCGCGGGCGTCTTCGTGTGTGCCGCCTGCGGACTCGTGTACGAACTCGAACTCGTCGCCCTCGCCTCCTACTTGATCGGCGACTCGGTCACCCAGGCCTCCGTCGTGCTGTCCGTCATGGTGTTCGCGATGGGCCTCGGCTCCCTCGCCGCGAAGCGTCTGCGCCCGCACGCCGCGGCCGGCTTCGGCGCCATCGAGGCCCTGCTCGCCCTCGTCGGCGGGTCCAGCGCGCTCGCCCTGTACGCCGTCTTCGCCTGGACCGGCGACTGGGGCGGGATGTGGGCCCACGGCCCGCGCGCCCTGCTCGTCGCCTTCTCCCTCACCATCGGCCTGCTCATCGGCGCCGAGGTGCCGCTGCTGATGGAGCTCATCCAGCGCATCCGGCGCCAGGACGCGGGCGGCGCGGTGGCCGACCTGTTCGCCGCGGACTACGTCGGCGCGCTGGTCGGCGGCCTCGCCTTCCCCTTCCTCCTGCTGCCCCTGCTGGGCCAGTTGAGCTCGGCCCTGATCACCGGCGCCGTCAACGCCGTCGTCGGCGGCGCGCTCGTCCTCGGCCTGTTCCGCGGGGACCTCAGCCGCCGCGCCCGCTGGCTGCTGGTGATCGCCAACATCACCGTGCTCGGCATCCTCGCCTCCGCCGCCGTACTCGTCGACGACTTCGAACGGGCCGCCCGGCACGCGGTGTACGGGCGGGACGTACGCGTGGCGATCCAGACGGACGTCCAGGAGGTCGTCATCACCGGCGGCACCGACGGCCGGCCCCTCGACCTCTTCCTCGACGGCCGGCTGCGGGTCGGCGGGCGCGACGCCCGCCGCTACCACGAGGCGCTGGTCCACCCCGCGATGAGCGGCGAGCACACGCGCGTGCTCATCCTCGGCGGCGGGGACGGGCTGGCGGCGCGCGAAGTGCTGCGCCATCCCGGGGTGCACCGGGTCGACGTCGTCGAGGTCGACCCCGAGGTGGTGCGGCTGGCACGCGAGGACCCCGCGCTGTCCCGGCTCAACGGGGACGCGTACGACGACACCCGCGTCCATGTCATGACCGACGACGCGTTCCGGTGGCTGCGGCTGGCTCCGCCGGAGACGTACGACGTCGTCATCTCCGATCTGCCCGACCCCGGCATCACCGCCAGCACGAAGCTCTACTCCCAGGAGTTCTACGGCCTCGTCCACCGCGCCCTGACCCCGCACGGGCGCCTCGCGGTGCACGCCGGGCCGGTGTCGTCGCGGCCCCGCGTCTTCTGGACGGCCGACGCGACGCTGCGCTCGGCCGGCCTGCGCACCGAGCCGTACCGGGTCAGCGGCCGCGACTCCGGCTTCACGGCCGGCCCCGACCGCTCCACCCGCCCGACCCGCGCACCGCAGGACTGGGGCTTCATCCTGGCGGCCCGGGAGGAACGGCCGGTGCTGCGGCTCGGCACGGGGGAGGGCGCACCGCGTCCGGAGACCCTGACCCAGACGGGCCTGACGGCGGATGCCAGGGCGGCGGAGGAGACGAGGGTCGGGGGGTTGGGGGCTTCCACGGTGCTGCATCCGCGGTACTGA